A part of Oryctolagus cuniculus chromosome 4, mOryCun1.1, whole genome shotgun sequence genomic DNA contains:
- the ZBED2 gene encoding zinc finger BED domain-containing protein 2, with product MMRQEEEEKDGTRLKAKGELEMKEEEEISETGELVGSFTSALPASMPQNRGSRFSEAWEYFHLAPARAGHHPNQYATCCLCGRQVSRGPGVNVGTTALWKHLKSMHREELEKGGHAQAGQRQDSRPQGPQLPAGIEGDWARLLQQVSTLALWASQREKEVLRRERAVEWRERAVERRERALEEVEKAILAMKWKVRAENEAHHRDKDPPAAAHPFHFV from the coding sequence ATGAtgaggcaggaagaggaagaaaaggatggGACCAGACTGAAGGCAAAAGGAGAATTAgagatgaaggaggaggaggagatcaGTGAGACGGGAGAACTGGTTGGGTCTTTTACCAGTGCCTTGCCTGCCTCAATGCCCCAAAACAGGGGGAGCCGGTTTTCTGAGGCATGGGAGTATTTTCATCTGGCCCCTGCTCGTGCTGGGCACCATCCCAACCAATATGCCACCTGCTGTCTGTGTGGCAGGCAGGTGAGCCGTGGTCCTGGGGTTAATGTGGGCACTACAGCCCTGTGGAAGCACCTGAAAAGCATGCACAGGGAAGAGCTAGAGAAGGGTGGCCATGCACAGGCAGGGCAGCGCCAGGACTCAAGGCCTCAAGGGCCTCAGCTCCCCGCAGGCATTGAgggtgactgggccaggctcttGCAGCAGGTGAGCACCCTGGCTCTGTGGGCAAGTCAGAGGGAAAAGGAGGTGCTTCGGAGGGAGAGGGCTGTGGAATGGCgagagagggcagtggagaggaGGGAGCGAGCCCTGGAGGAGGTGGAAAAGGCCATCCTGGCGATGAAGTGGAAGGTGAGGGCTGAGAATGAGGCGCACCACAGGGACAAAGACCCGCCTGCAGCAGCTCATCCCTTCCACTTTGTCTAA